In a genomic window of Gossypium arboreum isolate Shixiya-1 chromosome 9, ASM2569848v2, whole genome shotgun sequence:
- the LOC108458579 gene encoding CBL-interacting serine/threonine-protein kinase 20-like isoform X6 — protein MEKKGRVLMEKFELGRLLGQGTFAKVYYARNTTTGLSCAIKIIDKEKIMKGGLIDQIKREISVMRLVKHPNVVRLYEVMASKLKIYFVMEYVKGGELFGKVTKGKLKENDARQYFQQLIAAVDYCHSRGVYHRDLKPENLLVDENRNLKVSDFGLSALRESRRQDGLLHTTCGTPAYVAPEVINMKGYDGAKVDIWSCGVILYVLLAGFLPFHDENLMELYKKITKGEFRCPQWFPPEVRKLLSKILDPNPSQRIMVAKIMENSWFKKGYKHFDTPPLTPDQVQDKNLIIDDIHAAFDEWSSSHSLITVEKQQCILRPSLFNAFDLISLSEGFDLSGLFEEDLNERDCSRFTTQKPATDIVSKFEQIARTECFRVTNKGGKVRLRGVKEGRKGLLAIDAEIFEVTPSFYVVEMTKTSGDTLEYKKFCNQELRPSLNDIVWAWQGSQQQQPNDS, from the exons ATGGAGAAGAAAGGGAGGGTTTTGATGGAAAAGTTTGAGCTCGGGCGATTGCTTGGCCAAGGAACATTTGCCAAGGTTTACTATGCAAGAAACACGACTACCGGCCTAAGTTGTGCTATTAAAATCATCGACAAAGAAAAGATAATGAAAGGTGGTTTGATTGACCAAATCAAACGTGAAATCTCCGTAATGAGGCTAGTTAAACATCCCAACGTTGTTCGTCTGTACGAAGTAATGGCTAGCAAGTTAAAGATATACTTCGTGATGGAGTATGTTAAAGGCGGTGAGCTCTTTGGTAAAGTTACGAAAGGGAAGCTTAAAGAAAACGATGCACGACAATATTTCCAACAATTGATCGCTGCGGTTGATTATTGTCATAGTCGTGGTGTTTATCACCGTGATTTGAAGCCAGAAAACCTCTTGGTCGACGAAAATAGGAATCTTAAGGTTTCGGATTTCGGGTTAAGTGCTTTGAGAGAGTCACGGAGGCAAGATGGGCTCCTTCATACAACATGTGGAACACCAGCTTATGTTGCCCCTGAAGTTATAAACATGAAGGGCTATGATGGGGCCAAAGTTGATATTTGGTCATGTGGGGtgattctttatgttttgttggcTGGTTTTCTCCCATTTCATGATGAGAATTTGATGGAATTGTATAAAAAGATAACCAAAGGTGAATTTCGGTGCCCACAATGGTTTCCGCCTGAGGTTCGTAAGCTTCTTTCGAAGATACTTGACCCTAACCCGAGCCAACGAATTATGGTGGCAAAAATCATGGAGAATAGTTGGTTCAAGAAAGGGTATAAACACTTCGACACCCCGCCGTTGACACCCGACCAAGTTCAAGATAAAAACTTGATAATTGACGACATTCATGCGGCGTTCGATGAATGGTCATCATC TCATTCTTTGATTACAGTTGAGAAACAACAGTGCATTTTGAGGCCTAGTCTCTTCAATGCTTTTGATCTAATATCACTTTCTGAAGGCTTTGATTTGTCGGGTTTGTTCGAAGAGGACTTGAACGAGAGGGATTGTTCTCGGTTCACGACGCAAAAACCGGCGACCGACATCGTTTCGAAGTTCGAGCAAATAGCTCGGACTGAGTGCTTCCGAGTCACGAACAAAGGCGGGAAGGTGAGGCTACGAGGCGTCAAGGAAGGCAGGAAGGGGTTGCTTGCCATTGATGCCGAGATCTTCGAGGTTACGCCATCATTTTATGTGGTGGAAATGACGAAAACCTCAGGGGATACCTTGGAATACAAGAAATTTTGCAACCAAGAACTCAGGCCTTCGTTGAATGACATCGTTTGGGCTTGGCAAGGATCTCAGCAGCAACAACCCAATGACAGTTAA
- the LOC108458579 gene encoding CBL-interacting serine/threonine-protein kinase 20-like isoform X7, which translates to MEKKGRVLMEKFELGRLLGQGTFAKVYYARNTTTGLSCAIKIIDKEKIMKGGLIDQIKREISVMRLVKHPNVVRLYEVMASKLKIYFVMEYVKGGELFGKVTKGKLKENDARQYFQQLIAAVDYCHSRGVYHRDLKPENLLVDENRNLKVSDFGLSALRESRRQDGLLHTTCGTPAYVAPEVINMKGYDGAKVDIWSCGVILYVLLAGFLPFHDENLMELYKKITKGEFRCPQWFPPEVRKLLSKILDPNPSQRIMVAKIMENSWFKKGYKHFDTPPLTPDQVQDKNLIIDDIHAAFDEWSSSPLEKRPSLFNAFDLISLSEGFDLSGLFEEDLNERDCSRFTTQKPATDIVSKFEQIARTECFRVTNKGGKVRLRGVKEGRKGLLAIDAEIFEVTPSFYVVEMTKTSGDTLEYKKFCNQELRPSLNDIVWAWQGSQQQQPNDS; encoded by the exons ATGGAGAAGAAAGGGAGGGTTTTGATGGAAAAGTTTGAGCTCGGGCGATTGCTTGGCCAAGGAACATTTGCCAAGGTTTACTATGCAAGAAACACGACTACCGGCCTAAGTTGTGCTATTAAAATCATCGACAAAGAAAAGATAATGAAAGGTGGTTTGATTGACCAAATCAAACGTGAAATCTCCGTAATGAGGCTAGTTAAACATCCCAACGTTGTTCGTCTGTACGAAGTAATGGCTAGCAAGTTAAAGATATACTTCGTGATGGAGTATGTTAAAGGCGGTGAGCTCTTTGGTAAAGTTACGAAAGGGAAGCTTAAAGAAAACGATGCACGACAATATTTCCAACAATTGATCGCTGCGGTTGATTATTGTCATAGTCGTGGTGTTTATCACCGTGATTTGAAGCCAGAAAACCTCTTGGTCGACGAAAATAGGAATCTTAAGGTTTCGGATTTCGGGTTAAGTGCTTTGAGAGAGTCACGGAGGCAAGATGGGCTCCTTCATACAACATGTGGAACACCAGCTTATGTTGCCCCTGAAGTTATAAACATGAAGGGCTATGATGGGGCCAAAGTTGATATTTGGTCATGTGGGGtgattctttatgttttgttggcTGGTTTTCTCCCATTTCATGATGAGAATTTGATGGAATTGTATAAAAAGATAACCAAAGGTGAATTTCGGTGCCCACAATGGTTTCCGCCTGAGGTTCGTAAGCTTCTTTCGAAGATACTTGACCCTAACCCGAGCCAACGAATTATGGTGGCAAAAATCATGGAGAATAGTTGGTTCAAGAAAGGGTATAAACACTTCGACACCCCGCCGTTGACACCCGACCAAGTTCAAGATAAAAACTTGATAATTGACGACATTCATGCGGCGTTCGATGAATGGTCATCATCACCTTTGGAAAA GAGGCCTAGTCTCTTCAATGCTTTTGATCTAATATCACTTTCTGAAGGCTTTGATTTGTCGGGTTTGTTCGAAGAGGACTTGAACGAGAGGGATTGTTCTCGGTTCACGACGCAAAAACCGGCGACCGACATCGTTTCGAAGTTCGAGCAAATAGCTCGGACTGAGTGCTTCCGAGTCACGAACAAAGGCGGGAAGGTGAGGCTACGAGGCGTCAAGGAAGGCAGGAAGGGGTTGCTTGCCATTGATGCCGAGATCTTCGAGGTTACGCCATCATTTTATGTGGTGGAAATGACGAAAACCTCAGGGGATACCTTGGAATACAAGAAATTTTGCAACCAAGAACTCAGGCCTTCGTTGAATGACATCGTTTGGGCTTGGCAAGGATCTCAGCAGCAACAACCCAATGACAGTTAA
- the LOC108458579 gene encoding CBL-interacting serine/threonine-protein kinase 20-like isoform X1 — MEKKGRVLMEKFELGRLLGQGTFAKVYYARNTTTGLSCAIKIIDKEKIMKGGLIDQIKREISVMRLVKHPNVVRLYEVMASKLKIYFVMEYVKGGELFGKVTKGKLKENDARQYFQQLIAAVDYCHSRGVYHRDLKPENLLVDENRNLKVSDFGLSALRESRRQDGLLHTTCGTPAYVAPEVINMKGYDGAKVDIWSCGVILYVLLAGFLPFHDENLMELYKKITKGEFRCPQWFPPEVRKLLSKILDPNPSQRIMVAKIMENSWFKKGYKHFDTPPLTPDQVQDKNLIIDDIHAAFDEWSSSPLENNDDTKGTIEIKSNYLLIIEKQQCILRPSLFNAFDLISLSEGFDLSGLFEEDLNERDCSRFTTQKPATDIVSKFEQIARTECFRVTNKGGKVRLRGVKEGRKGLLAIDAEIFEVTPSFYVVEMTKTSGDTLEYKKFCNQELRPSLNDIVWAWQGSQQQQPNDS; from the exons ATGGAGAAGAAAGGGAGGGTTTTGATGGAAAAGTTTGAGCTCGGGCGATTGCTTGGCCAAGGAACATTTGCCAAGGTTTACTATGCAAGAAACACGACTACCGGCCTAAGTTGTGCTATTAAAATCATCGACAAAGAAAAGATAATGAAAGGTGGTTTGATTGACCAAATCAAACGTGAAATCTCCGTAATGAGGCTAGTTAAACATCCCAACGTTGTTCGTCTGTACGAAGTAATGGCTAGCAAGTTAAAGATATACTTCGTGATGGAGTATGTTAAAGGCGGTGAGCTCTTTGGTAAAGTTACGAAAGGGAAGCTTAAAGAAAACGATGCACGACAATATTTCCAACAATTGATCGCTGCGGTTGATTATTGTCATAGTCGTGGTGTTTATCACCGTGATTTGAAGCCAGAAAACCTCTTGGTCGACGAAAATAGGAATCTTAAGGTTTCGGATTTCGGGTTAAGTGCTTTGAGAGAGTCACGGAGGCAAGATGGGCTCCTTCATACAACATGTGGAACACCAGCTTATGTTGCCCCTGAAGTTATAAACATGAAGGGCTATGATGGGGCCAAAGTTGATATTTGGTCATGTGGGGtgattctttatgttttgttggcTGGTTTTCTCCCATTTCATGATGAGAATTTGATGGAATTGTATAAAAAGATAACCAAAGGTGAATTTCGGTGCCCACAATGGTTTCCGCCTGAGGTTCGTAAGCTTCTTTCGAAGATACTTGACCCTAACCCGAGCCAACGAATTATGGTGGCAAAAATCATGGAGAATAGTTGGTTCAAGAAAGGGTATAAACACTTCGACACCCCGCCGTTGACACCCGACCAAGTTCAAGATAAAAACTTGATAATTGACGACATTCATGCGGCGTTCGATGAATGGTCATCATCACCTTTGGAAAATAACGATGATACTAAAGGTACAATcgaaattaaatcaaattatttattaatta TTGAGAAACAACAGTGCATTTTGAGGCCTAGTCTCTTCAATGCTTTTGATCTAATATCACTTTCTGAAGGCTTTGATTTGTCGGGTTTGTTCGAAGAGGACTTGAACGAGAGGGATTGTTCTCGGTTCACGACGCAAAAACCGGCGACCGACATCGTTTCGAAGTTCGAGCAAATAGCTCGGACTGAGTGCTTCCGAGTCACGAACAAAGGCGGGAAGGTGAGGCTACGAGGCGTCAAGGAAGGCAGGAAGGGGTTGCTTGCCATTGATGCCGAGATCTTCGAGGTTACGCCATCATTTTATGTGGTGGAAATGACGAAAACCTCAGGGGATACCTTGGAATACAAGAAATTTTGCAACCAAGAACTCAGGCCTTCGTTGAATGACATCGTTTGGGCTTGGCAAGGATCTCAGCAGCAACAACCCAATGACAGTTAA
- the LOC108458579 gene encoding CBL-interacting serine/threonine-protein kinase 20-like isoform X12 — MEKKGRVLMEKFELGRLLGQGTFAKVYYARNTTTGLSCAIKIIDKEKIMKGGLIDQIKREISVMRLVKHPNVVRLYEVMASKLKIYFVMEYVKGGELFGKVTKGKLKENDARQYFQQLIAAVDYCHSRGVYHRDLKPENLLVDENRNLKVSDFGLSALRESRRQDGLLHTTCGTPAYVAPEVINMKGYDGAKVDIWSCGVILYVLLAGFLPFHDENLMELYKKITKGEFRCPQWFPPEVRKLLSKILDPNPSQRIMVAKIMENSWFKKGIVHSLITVEKQQCILRPSLFNAFDLISLSEGFDLSGLFEEDLNERDCSRFTTQKPATDIVSKFEQIARTECFRVTNKGGKVRLRGVKEGRKGLLAIDAEIFEVTPSFYVVEMTKTSGDTLEYKKFCNQELRPSLNDIVWAWQGSQQQQPNDS; from the exons ATGGAGAAGAAAGGGAGGGTTTTGATGGAAAAGTTTGAGCTCGGGCGATTGCTTGGCCAAGGAACATTTGCCAAGGTTTACTATGCAAGAAACACGACTACCGGCCTAAGTTGTGCTATTAAAATCATCGACAAAGAAAAGATAATGAAAGGTGGTTTGATTGACCAAATCAAACGTGAAATCTCCGTAATGAGGCTAGTTAAACATCCCAACGTTGTTCGTCTGTACGAAGTAATGGCTAGCAAGTTAAAGATATACTTCGTGATGGAGTATGTTAAAGGCGGTGAGCTCTTTGGTAAAGTTACGAAAGGGAAGCTTAAAGAAAACGATGCACGACAATATTTCCAACAATTGATCGCTGCGGTTGATTATTGTCATAGTCGTGGTGTTTATCACCGTGATTTGAAGCCAGAAAACCTCTTGGTCGACGAAAATAGGAATCTTAAGGTTTCGGATTTCGGGTTAAGTGCTTTGAGAGAGTCACGGAGGCAAGATGGGCTCCTTCATACAACATGTGGAACACCAGCTTATGTTGCCCCTGAAGTTATAAACATGAAGGGCTATGATGGGGCCAAAGTTGATATTTGGTCATGTGGGGtgattctttatgttttgttggcTGGTTTTCTCCCATTTCATGATGAGAATTTGATGGAATTGTATAAAAAGATAACCAAAGGTGAATTTCGGTGCCCACAATGGTTTCCGCCTGAGGTTCGTAAGCTTCTTTCGAAGATACTTGACCCTAACCCGAGCCAACGAATTATGGTGGCAAAAATCATGGAGAATAGTTGGTTCAAGAAAGG tattGTTCATTCTTTGATTACAGTTGAGAAACAACAGTGCATTTTGAGGCCTAGTCTCTTCAATGCTTTTGATCTAATATCACTTTCTGAAGGCTTTGATTTGTCGGGTTTGTTCGAAGAGGACTTGAACGAGAGGGATTGTTCTCGGTTCACGACGCAAAAACCGGCGACCGACATCGTTTCGAAGTTCGAGCAAATAGCTCGGACTGAGTGCTTCCGAGTCACGAACAAAGGCGGGAAGGTGAGGCTACGAGGCGTCAAGGAAGGCAGGAAGGGGTTGCTTGCCATTGATGCCGAGATCTTCGAGGTTACGCCATCATTTTATGTGGTGGAAATGACGAAAACCTCAGGGGATACCTTGGAATACAAGAAATTTTGCAACCAAGAACTCAGGCCTTCGTTGAATGACATCGTTTGGGCTTGGCAAGGATCTCAGCAGCAACAACCCAATGACAGTTAA
- the LOC108458579 gene encoding CBL-interacting serine/threonine-protein kinase 20-like isoform X3 has product MEKKGRVLMEKFELGRLLGQGTFAKVYYARNTTTGLSCAIKIIDKEKIMKGGLIDQIKREISVMRLVKHPNVVRLYEVMASKLKIYFVMEYVKGGELFGKVTKGKLKENDARQYFQQLIAAVDYCHSRGVYHRDLKPENLLVDENRNLKVSDFGLSALRESRRQDGLLHTTCGTPAYVAPEVINMKGYDGAKVDIWSCGVILYVLLAGFLPFHDENLMELYKKITKGEFRCPQWFPPEVRKLLSKILDPNPSQRIMVAKIMENSWFKKGYKHFDTPPLTPDQVQDKNLIIDDIHAAFDEWSSSPLENNDDTKGTIEIKSNYLLISLSLFNAFDLISLSEGFDLSGLFEEDLNERDCSRFTTQKPATDIVSKFEQIARTECFRVTNKGGKVRLRGVKEGRKGLLAIDAEIFEVTPSFYVVEMTKTSGDTLEYKKFCNQELRPSLNDIVWAWQGSQQQQPNDS; this is encoded by the exons ATGGAGAAGAAAGGGAGGGTTTTGATGGAAAAGTTTGAGCTCGGGCGATTGCTTGGCCAAGGAACATTTGCCAAGGTTTACTATGCAAGAAACACGACTACCGGCCTAAGTTGTGCTATTAAAATCATCGACAAAGAAAAGATAATGAAAGGTGGTTTGATTGACCAAATCAAACGTGAAATCTCCGTAATGAGGCTAGTTAAACATCCCAACGTTGTTCGTCTGTACGAAGTAATGGCTAGCAAGTTAAAGATATACTTCGTGATGGAGTATGTTAAAGGCGGTGAGCTCTTTGGTAAAGTTACGAAAGGGAAGCTTAAAGAAAACGATGCACGACAATATTTCCAACAATTGATCGCTGCGGTTGATTATTGTCATAGTCGTGGTGTTTATCACCGTGATTTGAAGCCAGAAAACCTCTTGGTCGACGAAAATAGGAATCTTAAGGTTTCGGATTTCGGGTTAAGTGCTTTGAGAGAGTCACGGAGGCAAGATGGGCTCCTTCATACAACATGTGGAACACCAGCTTATGTTGCCCCTGAAGTTATAAACATGAAGGGCTATGATGGGGCCAAAGTTGATATTTGGTCATGTGGGGtgattctttatgttttgttggcTGGTTTTCTCCCATTTCATGATGAGAATTTGATGGAATTGTATAAAAAGATAACCAAAGGTGAATTTCGGTGCCCACAATGGTTTCCGCCTGAGGTTCGTAAGCTTCTTTCGAAGATACTTGACCCTAACCCGAGCCAACGAATTATGGTGGCAAAAATCATGGAGAATAGTTGGTTCAAGAAAGGGTATAAACACTTCGACACCCCGCCGTTGACACCCGACCAAGTTCAAGATAAAAACTTGATAATTGACGACATTCATGCGGCGTTCGATGAATGGTCATCATCACCTTTGGAAAATAACGATGATACTAAAGGTACAATcgaaattaaatcaaattatttattaattagtttaag TCTCTTCAATGCTTTTGATCTAATATCACTTTCTGAAGGCTTTGATTTGTCGGGTTTGTTCGAAGAGGACTTGAACGAGAGGGATTGTTCTCGGTTCACGACGCAAAAACCGGCGACCGACATCGTTTCGAAGTTCGAGCAAATAGCTCGGACTGAGTGCTTCCGAGTCACGAACAAAGGCGGGAAGGTGAGGCTACGAGGCGTCAAGGAAGGCAGGAAGGGGTTGCTTGCCATTGATGCCGAGATCTTCGAGGTTACGCCATCATTTTATGTGGTGGAAATGACGAAAACCTCAGGGGATACCTTGGAATACAAGAAATTTTGCAACCAAGAACTCAGGCCTTCGTTGAATGACATCGTTTGGGCTTGGCAAGGATCTCAGCAGCAACAACCCAATGACAGTTAA